A region of Marmota flaviventris isolate mMarFla1 chromosome 11, mMarFla1.hap1, whole genome shotgun sequence DNA encodes the following proteins:
- the Mstn gene encoding growth/differentiation factor 8, which translates to MRKLQIYVYIYLFMLIVAGPVDLNENTEQKENVEKEGLCNACTWRQNTKYSRIEAIKIQILSKLRLETAPNISKDAIRQLLPKAPPLRELIDQYDVQRDDSSDGSLEDDDYHVTTETIITMPTESDFLMQVEGKPKCCFFKFSSKIQYNKVIKAQLWIYLRPVKTPTTVFVQILRLIKPMKDGTRYTGIRSLKLDMNPGTGIWQSIDVKTVLQNWLKQPESNLGIEIKALDENGHDLAVTFPGPGEDGLNPFLEVKVTDTPKRSRRDFGLDCDEHSTESRCCRYPLTVDFEAFGWDWIIAPKRYKANYCSGECEFVFLQKYPHTHLVHQANPRGSAGPCCTPTKMSPINMLYFNGKEQIIYGKIPAMVVDRCGCS; encoded by the exons ATGCGAAAGCTGCAAATCTATGTTTATATTTACCTGTTTATGCTGATTGTTGCTGGTCCAGTGGATCTAAATGAGAACActgagcaaaaagaaaatgtggaaaaagagGGGCTGTGTAATGCATGTACTTGGAGACAAAACACTAAATATTCAAGAATAGAAGCCATAAAAATTCAGATTCTCAGTAAACTTCGTCTGGAAACAGCTCCTAACATCAGCAAAGATGCTATAAGACAACTTTTACCCAAAGCTCCTCCACTCCGGGAACTGATTGATCAGTACGATGTTCAGAGGGATGACAGCAGTGATGGTTCTTTGGAAGATGATGATTATCACGTTACGACGGAAACAATCATTACCATGCCTACAGAGT CTGATTTTCTAATGCAAGTTGAAGGAAAACCCAAATGTTGCTTCTTTAAGTTTAGCTCTAAAATACAgtataataaagtaataaaggCCCAACTGTGGATTTATCTGAGACCCGTCAAGACTCCTACAACGGTGTTTGTGCAAATCCTGAGACTCATCAAACCCATGAAAGACGGTACAAGGTATACTGGAATCCGATCTCTGAAACTTGACATGAACCCAGGCACTGGTATTTGGCAAAGCATTGATGTGAAGACAGTGTTGCAAAATTGGCTCAAACAACCTGAATCCAACTTAGGCATTGAAATCAAAGCTTTAGATGAGAATGGTCATGATCTTGCTGTAACCTTCCCAGGACCAGGAGAAGATGGGCTG AATCCCTTTTTAGAGGTCAAGGTTACAGACACACCAAAAAGATCCAGAAGAGATTTTGGGCTTGACTGTGATGAGCACTCAACAGAATCACGATGCTGTCGGTACCCACTAACAGTAGATTTTGAAGCTTTTGGATGGGACTGGATTATTGCACCCAAAAGATACAAGGCAAATTACTGCTCTGGAGAGTgtgaatttgtatttttacaaaaatatccTCATACTCATCTTGTACACCAAGCAAACCCCCGAGGTTCAGCAGGCCCTTGCTGTACTCCCACAAAGATGTCTCCAattaatatgttatattttaatggaaaagagCAAATAATATATGGGAAAATTCCAGCCATGGTAGTAGACCGCTGTGGGTGCTCATGA